From Pseudomonas sp. StFLB209, a single genomic window includes:
- a CDS encoding AbrB family transcriptional regulator — translation MPRAASLALPALPAPAQWVALILAAGLAGQLFSAAHVPAALFLGPMLVAIGFGVAGASIRLPKALFQLGQGTVGVMIAHAMSLSVLLMVLQDWHIMLLGTLLTVSLSAVVGLVLVRYAGIPSHTAAWGTSPGAASVMVAMSEDHGADPRVVATMQYVRVVLVVMVGALVSHWLGASVGGAQLQASASQAQGLNLTDIALSLAVIGAGVWLGSRLPAGVLLVPLLLGTALQLSGVLQIALPGWLVAFGYGAIGCYVGLRFDRPTVLYVWRHLPMMLLASLLLIALCALSAWLIAVWLDKDYLSVYLATSPGGLDAMAIIAIDTHADVGFVLAMQTLRLFGVILTGSFLARQVIRWSGRP, via the coding sequence TTGCCTCGCGCCGCCTCACTCGCGCTACCCGCCCTTCCCGCCCCGGCCCAATGGGTCGCCCTTATTCTTGCCGCCGGCCTGGCCGGTCAACTGTTCAGCGCCGCTCATGTGCCGGCCGCGTTGTTTCTCGGCCCGATGCTGGTTGCCATCGGCTTTGGCGTTGCCGGCGCCAGCATTCGCCTGCCCAAAGCGCTGTTCCAGCTCGGCCAGGGCACCGTCGGGGTGATGATCGCCCACGCCATGAGCCTCAGCGTGTTGCTGATGGTCTTGCAGGACTGGCACATCATGTTGCTGGGCACCCTGCTGACCGTGTCGCTGAGCGCCGTGGTGGGCCTGGTACTGGTGCGCTATGCCGGGATCCCGAGCCACACCGCCGCGTGGGGGACCTCGCCCGGTGCGGCCTCGGTGATGGTTGCCATGTCGGAAGACCACGGGGCTGACCCGCGAGTCGTGGCGACCATGCAGTACGTGCGGGTGGTGCTGGTGGTGATGGTCGGTGCCCTGGTCAGCCACTGGCTGGGCGCTTCGGTGGGCGGTGCGCAACTGCAGGCCAGCGCCAGTCAGGCGCAAGGCCTGAATCTCACTGACATCGCGTTGAGCCTGGCGGTCATCGGTGCGGGGGTCTGGCTGGGCTCACGGCTGCCGGCCGGGGTATTGCTGGTGCCGCTGCTGCTGGGGACCGCGTTGCAATTGTCCGGGGTGTTACAGATCGCCCTGCCCGGCTGGCTGGTTGCCTTCGGCTATGGCGCAATCGGCTGCTATGTCGGGCTGCGCTTTGACCGGCCAACGGTGCTGTATGTCTGGCGCCATCTGCCGATGATGTTGCTGGCTTCGCTGCTGCTGATTGCACTCTGTGCGCTGTCGGCGTGGCTGATCGCCGTATGGCTGGACAAGGATTATCTGTCGGTGTACCTGGCGACCAGCCCCGGCGGGCTGGATGCCATGGCGATCATCGCCATCGATACCCATGCCGATGTGGGGTTCGTGCTGGCGATGCAGACACTGCGGTTGTTCGGCGTGATTCTGACCGGCAGTTTTCTGGCCAGACAGGTGATTCGCTGGAGTGGCCGGCCGTAG
- a CDS encoding D-mannose isomerase, producing the protein MDKHRTAHTFSSWLHTPTHQQWLGQEGRRLLGFARAARLENGFGDLDDYGRLMVGARAQTLNTARLVHCFSLAHIQGIPGFADLIDHGLAALLGPLRDELHGGWFDAPLDEGGNSDKQAYLHAFVALAGSSAVVAGRPGAQALLDEVQAVIVERFWSEAEGALCESFSRDWQHEEHYRGANSNMHGTEAFLALADVTGNAQWLDRALRIIERLIHQHAATNDFQVIEHFSRTWQPLPDYNRDNPADPFRPYGTTPGHGFEWARLLLHLEAALLRERCNAPGWLAKHARELFDSACRHGWQVDGAPGIVYTLDEQRRPVIRQRLHWTHCEAVAAAAALLQHTGEEVFEQWYRRFWEFNETRLMDYEHGSWHHELDELNRPAAIIWEGKPDLYHAYQAVLLPLRPLAPSLASGLAGKGAV; encoded by the coding sequence ATGGACAAGCATCGCACCGCGCACACCTTCAGCAGTTGGCTGCACACCCCCACCCATCAGCAATGGCTCGGCCAGGAAGGCAGGCGCCTGCTGGGCTTTGCCAGAGCGGCTCGGCTCGAAAACGGTTTCGGTGATCTGGACGACTATGGTCGGCTGATGGTCGGCGCCCGTGCCCAGACCCTCAATACTGCCCGGTTAGTCCATTGTTTTTCGCTGGCGCATATCCAGGGTATTCCCGGATTTGCCGACCTCATCGACCACGGCCTGGCCGCGTTGCTGGGGCCGCTGCGCGATGAGTTGCACGGCGGCTGGTTCGATGCGCCGCTGGATGAGGGCGGCAACTCAGACAAACAGGCTTACCTGCATGCCTTTGTGGCGCTGGCGGGCAGCTCGGCCGTTGTCGCCGGCCGGCCTGGGGCCCAGGCATTGCTCGACGAGGTGCAGGCGGTGATCGTTGAGCGCTTCTGGAGCGAAGCAGAGGGCGCGCTGTGTGAATCCTTCTCCCGCGACTGGCAGCATGAAGAGCACTATCGCGGTGCCAACAGCAACATGCACGGCACTGAAGCGTTTCTGGCCCTGGCCGACGTTACAGGCAATGCGCAATGGCTCGATCGTGCGCTGCGCATTATTGAACGGCTGATCCATCAGCATGCTGCGACCAATGACTTTCAGGTCATCGAGCATTTCAGCCGCACCTGGCAGCCGTTACCGGATTACAACCGCGACAACCCGGCCGACCCGTTTCGCCCGTATGGCACCACGCCGGGCCACGGCTTCGAGTGGGCGCGGCTGTTGCTGCACCTTGAGGCGGCGTTGCTACGCGAACGCTGCAACGCTCCCGGCTGGCTGGCCAAACATGCCCGTGAACTGTTCGACAGCGCCTGCCGGCACGGCTGGCAGGTCGATGGCGCCCCCGGCATCGTTTACACCCTGGATGAGCAACGCCGCCCGGTGATCCGCCAGCGTCTGCACTGGACTCATTGCGAGGCCGTTGCTGCTGCGGCCGCCTTACTGCAACACACTGGTGAGGAAGTCTTCGAGCAGTGGTACCGGCGGTTCTGGGAGTTCAATGAGACACGTCTGATGGATTATGAACACGGCAGTTGGCATCACGAACTGGATGAGCTCAACCGGCCGGCAGCGATCATCTGGGAGGGCAAACCGGATCTGTATCACGCTTATCAGGCGGTGTTGCTGCCGCTGCGACCCCTGGCACCGAGCCTGGCCAGTGGGCTGGCAGGGAAGGGAGCGGTGTAG
- a CDS encoding methyl-accepting chemotaxis protein yields MQNNLRSAMQHINSSATQLASAATELNSVTEDSYRGLHQQNAEIDQAATAVNEMTSAVEEVARNAVSTSDASNHSSASAKAGQQRVLDTVQSIQTLTDNVQSTSTLVQNLADQSQDIGKVLDVIRSIAEQTNLLALNAAIEAARAGESGRGFAVVADEVRALAHRTQQSTLEIDAMVNAMRNGSAQALESMLTSRERAGTTLEMAKGAGDSLSEITQSINQISERNLVIASAAEEQAQVAREVDRNIVNIRDLSMQSTQGANQISASSNELSRLAGDLSQVVARFKV; encoded by the coding sequence ATGCAGAACAACCTGCGTTCGGCGATGCAGCACATCAACAGCTCCGCCACCCAACTGGCTTCAGCGGCCACCGAACTGAACTCGGTGACCGAAGACAGCTACCGCGGCCTGCATCAGCAGAACGCCGAGATCGACCAGGCCGCCACGGCGGTCAACGAGATGACCTCGGCGGTGGAAGAGGTGGCGCGCAATGCGGTGTCCACCTCCGATGCGTCCAACCATTCCAGCGCGTCGGCCAAGGCCGGTCAGCAACGGGTGCTGGACACCGTGCAGTCGATCCAGACCCTGACCGATAACGTGCAAAGCACCTCGACCCTGGTGCAGAACCTGGCTGATCAGTCCCAGGACATCGGCAAGGTTCTGGACGTGATTCGTTCGATCGCCGAGCAGACCAACCTGTTGGCGCTCAACGCGGCCATCGAAGCTGCGCGGGCCGGTGAGTCCGGCCGTGGTTTCGCGGTGGTTGCCGATGAAGTGCGGGCACTGGCCCATCGCACCCAGCAGTCGACGCTGGAAATCGACGCCATGGTCAACGCCATGCGCAATGGTTCGGCCCAGGCGCTGGAGTCGATGCTCACCAGTCGCGAGCGAGCCGGCACCACGCTGGAAATGGCCAAGGGCGCCGGTGACTCGCTGAGCGAGATTACCCAATCGATCAATCAGATCTCCGAACGTAACCTGGTGATCGCCAGCGCTGCGGAAGAACAGGCGCAAGTGGCGCGCGAAGTCGACCGCAACATCGTCAACATTCGTGACCTGTCGATGCAATCGACCCAGGGCGCCAACCAGATCAGCGCGTCGAGCAACGAGCTGTCGCGCCTGGCCGGTGATCTCAGTCAGGTGGTCGCGCGGTTCAAAGTCTGA
- a CDS encoding glycerate kinase: MKIVIAPDSFKDSLSAQAVAQSIAAGLSEVWPQARLRICPMADGGEGTIESVLQACNGQLMSARVSGPLGEPVVAHWGWLAESRTAIIEMATASGLQLLSLTQRDARITSTYGTGQLIAQALDAGAQRVILAIGGSATNDGGSGMLAALGVAFVDQAGQPLAPGGLALAQLAGIDLSGLDPRLAEVRFEIAADVDNPLCGPHGASHTFGPQKGADAEQVLALDAALGHYADHCAQVLGRDLRDSPGSGAAGGMGFAAKAFLQASFRPGVEVVAELTGLEQALQGADLVITGEGRFDAQTLRGKTPLGVARFAARHNVPVIVLAGTLGEGYEQLYAHGIHAAFALASGPMSLDEACRNAPGLLHDRARDLALLWNLASR, from the coding sequence ATGAAAATCGTCATTGCCCCCGACTCGTTCAAAGACAGCCTCAGCGCCCAGGCCGTCGCCCAGTCCATCGCTGCTGGCCTGAGCGAGGTCTGGCCGCAGGCCCGGTTGCGTATCTGCCCGATGGCCGATGGTGGCGAGGGCACCATTGAATCGGTGCTGCAGGCGTGCAACGGGCAATTGATGAGTGCACGGGTAAGCGGCCCGCTCGGTGAGCCGGTGGTGGCGCACTGGGGCTGGCTGGCCGAAAGCCGCACGGCGATCATCGAGATGGCCACCGCCAGCGGTCTGCAATTGCTGAGCCTGACACAGCGTGATGCGCGCATTACCAGCACCTACGGCACCGGACAGTTGATCGCCCAGGCGCTGGATGCCGGTGCGCAACGGGTGATTCTGGCCATTGGCGGTAGCGCGACCAACGATGGCGGCAGCGGCATGCTGGCGGCGCTGGGGGTGGCATTTGTCGATCAGGCCGGGCAACCGCTGGCGCCAGGCGGTCTGGCGCTGGCGCAGTTGGCCGGGATCGACTTGAGCGGCCTGGACCCACGGCTGGCCGAGGTGCGTTTCGAGATTGCCGCTGATGTCGACAACCCGCTGTGCGGCCCGCACGGTGCGTCGCACACCTTTGGCCCGCAAAAAGGCGCTGATGCTGAACAGGTGCTGGCACTTGATGCTGCGCTGGGGCATTACGCCGATCACTGTGCACAGGTGCTCGGTCGTGACCTGCGTGACAGCCCCGGCAGTGGTGCGGCGGGCGGTATGGGGTTTGCGGCCAAGGCGTTCTTGCAGGCCAGCTTTCGCCCAGGGGTCGAGGTGGTTGCGGAGCTGACCGGTCTGGAGCAGGCGCTGCAAGGCGCTGACCTGGTGATCACCGGAGAAGGGCGGTTCGATGCCCAGACCCTGCGCGGCAAGACACCGCTGGGCGTGGCGCGCTTCGCGGCGCGCCACAATGTACCGGTGATTGTCCTGGCCGGCACCCTCGGTGAAGGCTACGAGCAGTTGTACGCGCATGGCATTCATGCCGCATTCGCCTTGGCCAGCGGCCCCATGAGCCTGGACGAAGCCTGCCGCAATGCGCCCGGCCTGCTGCATGATCGGGCACGTGACCTGGCACTGTTGTGGAACCTGGCCAGCCGGTAG